In Raphanus sativus cultivar WK10039 unplaced genomic scaffold, ASM80110v3 Scaffold2862, whole genome shotgun sequence, the sequence ACTTGAttttaatgattgcttttatgacattcaaccaaagagatttgatgcttgagtcatcttagcaaatgagcatccatctagagatagagtttgtttagaattgtgtctaggcctaaggttaatagattgattgaaaaCTGTCACCTTTAGTtcaaaacttgatcacccaaggtctaatcccttatcccatgagttttcccatctcataatcaaagaaaggtTATTGTTTTATTGCATTTCAGTTTGCTCTAGTTTAAAACTCATTTCACTTTTggtttgcacttagattaagcatggatttgtattctcagtgcattgaaatcacctaggattggttcgacatctcatatactactgcatttgatagggacccGAAAAGTTCTgtcatcaaattggcgccgttgccaagttctaAGTTGATTTTGACATTaggatttagtcatttgcttgagactaagtcatttttattgttattgtgatattggctctgcttcttcctctttttacatttcaggtgtatgaacttgagaagtagagggactacaaacctcactcctctagtaccagacatccgggctttggaaagagagaatataagaagaaggagagaagaggagcaacatgctcatttcaacagattgggttttgatatggctcaccaTCAGAACCAAAATCAAGATAGAAAGATCCCTTTGGGAGCTGcccaagagggaaatggtcaaggagctgccaaccttcgaccacgacacccacagcgccaagctcgcgccattagaacctatgatcgccctcacattcatggtcataggttgggaatcagagcaccacctatggagaacaacaacttcgagatcaagtcagggctactcaacaccattgagcacaacaagtttcatggcctgGCAGCTGAAGATCCTATTGATCACTTGTACAAGTTTGATCAGTATTGTAGTTTGTCCAAGACAAATGGTGTCTCTGAAGATGCATTCAAGCTGAAGCTGTTTCCCTTCTCTTTGGGAGACAAGGCACATCAGTGGTAGAGGTCTGTCCCAAGTGAcactatcaccacttgggagGGATGTAAGGAAGCCTTCTTGGAGAAATTATTCTCTACCTCAAGGACAACTAAGATAAGGAATGAGATCTCTGGTTTCCAGCAGAAGAATCTAGAGAGCTTCAATGAGGCGtgggagagattcaaggacTACCAAGCTCACtgtcctcatcatggtttcagcaaggagagcttgcttagcactttctacagaggagttctcccatcttgcagaaacaggcttgacactgctagtaatggtttcttcttgggcagaactgagcaggatgcagaggagctggtggagaacatggcaaagAGTGACTCAGTCTACAATGAGGAGTATGATAGAGGCAACAGAGGGGATGACCAGCAGACAAGAAAAGATATCAAGTctttgcaagacaagttggacttggttctttcaaaccaatccaagaaggagcaggttagctttgttggtgatcttagtcaagaggttcctcctaaggtaaatgaagttgatggtttggaagggcaagaagagctttgcttcatcaacaacaatggtacatgGTACAGAAAGGAGCCCAACTTTCAGCAAAACAACTACCAGCAAAGACCTCACTACAACAATCAGCAAGGAGGATACCAGGCCACGCAAAGCTACCCTCCTGGTTTCAGCAACCAAAGTAATCAGTCTACTCAAGCTTAAGGCAGTTCTTCTCAAGCTCCAGCTTCAGATTCAAGTGTGGATTCTATGTTCAAAAAACTCTTGGAATTTCAAGCCAGAAATGAGAAGACAATGGTTTATGAGTTCAAGAACATCCACACAAAGATTGATGGGAACTACTCTgacctcaacaacaagttcttACAACTTGCATCTCGCTTCAACACTTTGGAGAGTCAGGTTGCCTTTATGCCATCATCTTCCAAGAGCTCAATGGAATCTCTACCAGGAAAACCAGAAAAGAATCCCaaggagtcttgcaatgttaTCATCTCTACTACTTATTCAGAGATTGAGCTGAGTGATTATGAGAAAGAGGTAGACGAGATTGAGAAGCTAGTGTTTGGGAAAGTTGAAAAATTGGTTGTAGCAACAGCTGAAGTACAGATGGTGGATAAAGCTATGGAAAGGGTTCAAGTACAAGCTGAAAGGAAGGTTGAAGCAATGAATCTGCTGCGATTTGAGCCTAGTGCTGAGAAACCAGTTGAGAGGAGAGCTGACCAGAAGCTGAAAGAGGTGAAGAAAAACGACATTGAGATTGAGCTGTCACCATATGACAAGCTCCCTTTCCCACAAAGGATTCTCACCAAAGCCCAGAAGAAAGTGCTCTCCAAGTTCAGGAAAGATCTTAGTGATGTCGGGGTCAGGCTCCCAAAAATCTACGGTATGCGTGAAGCTCATGTCCAAATGATGCTCATCAAGGACATCCTACATCACCAAGCAGAAGTGGCCGAGCTTTTGGACATCTCCATTTtgaagattgatccaccagTCCCTCCACAGTTCCTCCCTAAGCTAGAGTCTCAAGGGAAGTTCacattgtcttgctcccttggtaAGATCACTATGAATGATGCTttggttgattctggtgcaagtgtgaatgtgatctcatTGGAAATGGTGAAAAGTCTTGGTATTGAGAGCATGGAGCCAAACACATCTTCTCTCATGTTTGGGGATTCATCTTCTACAACCCCCATTGGCCTCATCAAGGACTTCCctttgaagattggagcatgcacAATTCCTATAGACCTCACTGTTCTGAAGATGGCAACTGAGAAGAGAGTTCCTTTGATCCTTGGCACTCCATTTCTCACAACAGTTGGAGCATGTATTGATTTCCCAAACAAGAAGGTCACACTCCTCAATGTGAACACGACTGTCTCTTACCCAATCCAATCTCCAATGGATGTTGTGTATTGTGGAACAATCACTTGTGAAGAACCATCCATTGAGAAGACCCAAGATAAAGTGGCTGTTACTGAGAAAGAAGATCTTGTTGGAGAGTCCTCTAAAAAGTTGTGTGttgagcacttggaaagtgctaaaAGGGAGGAGGTGAGTAGAGCCACAAAGGCTACTCATgacatgaagaagatagtgaaagaaCCTCATCCTCCACCTCTTGATAAGACTCCTCACACTCTCACTCTCCACccaatgaagctcaaggatggaGCCATTGAGTACAAGATCAAGTGCAAGGGCAGGTCCaagccattctcaagtgcaagg encodes:
- the LOC130506078 gene encoding uncharacterized protein LOC130506078, whose product is MVYEFKNIHTKIDGNYSDLNNKFLQLASRFNTLESQVAFMPSSSKSSMESLPGKPEKNPKESCNVIISTTYSEIELSDYEKEVDEIEKLVFGKVEKLVVATAEVQMVDKAMERVQVQAERKVEAMNLLRFEPSAEKPVERRADQKLKEVKKNDIEIELSPYDKLPFPQRILTKAQKKVLSKFRKDLSDVGVRLPKIYGMREAHVQMMLIKDILHHQAEVAELLDISILKIDPPVPPQFLPKLESQGKFTLSCSLGKITMNDALVDSGASVNVISLEMVKSLGIESMEPNTSSLMFGDSSSTTPIGLIKDFPLKIGACTIPIDLTVLKMATEKRVPLILGTPFLTTVGACIDFPNKKVTLLNVNTTVSYPIQSPMDVVYCGTITCEEPSIEKTQDKVAVTEKEDLVGESSKKLCVEHLESAKREEVSRATKATHDMKKIVKEPHPPPLDKTPHTLTLHPMKLKDGAIEYKIKCKGRSKPFSSARAIITPQLQNDPIKLQELLSQKFQAISKLKL